The following proteins come from a genomic window of Macaca fascicularis isolate 582-1 chromosome 8, T2T-MFA8v1.1:
- the HAS2 gene encoding hyaluronan synthase 2 — protein sequence MHCERFLCILRIIGTTLFGVSLLLGITAAYIVGYQFIQTDNYYFSFGLYGAFLASHLIIQSLFAFLEHRKMKKSLETPIKLNKTVALCIAAYQEDPDYLRKCLQSVKRLTYPGIKVVMVIDGNSEDDLYMMDIFSEVMGRDKSATYIWKNNFHEKGPGETDESHKESSQHVTQLVLSNKSICIMQKWGGKREVMYTAFRALGRSVDYVQVCDSDTMLDPASSVEMVKVLEEDPMVGGVGGDVQILNKYDSWISFLSSVRYWMAFNIERACQSYFGCVQCISGPLGMYRNSLLHEFVEDWYNQEFMGNQCSFGDDRHLTNRVLSLGYATKYTARSKCLTETPIEYLRWLNQQTRWSKSYFREWLYNAMWFHKHHLWMTYEAIITGFFPFFLIATVIQLFYRGKIWNILLFLLTVQLVGLIKSSFASCLRGNIVMVFMSLYSVLYMSSLLPAKMFAIATINKAGWGTSGRKTIVVNFIGLIPVSVWFTILLGGVIFTIYKESKRPFSESKQTVLIVGTLLYACYWVMLLTLYVVLINKCGRRKKGQQYDMVLDV from the exons ATGCATTGTGAGAGGTTTCTATGTATCCTGAGGATAATTGGAACCACACTCTTTGGAGTCTCTCTCCTCCTTGGAATCACAGCTGCTTATATTGTTGGCTACCAGTTTATCCAAACGGATAATTACTATTTCTCTTTTGGACTGTATGGTGCCTTTTTGGCATCACACCTCATCATCCAAAGCCTGTTTGCCTTTTTGGAGCACCGGAAAATGAAAAAATCCCTAGAAACCCCCATAAAGTTGAACAAAACAGTTGCCCTTTGCATCGCTGCCTATCAAGAAGATCCAGACTacttaagaaaatgtttgcaatctgtGAAAAGGCTAACCTACCCTGGGATTAAAGTTGTCATGGTCATAGATGGGAACTCAGAAGATGACCTTTACATGATGGACATCTTCAGTGAAGTCATGGGCAGAGACAAATCAGCCACTTATATCTGGAAGAACAACTTCCACGAAAAGGGTCCCGGTGAGACGGATGAGTCACATAAAGAAAGCTCGCAACACGTAACGCAATTGGTCTTGTCCAACAAAAGTATCTGCATCATGCAAAAATGGGGTGGAAAAAGAGAAGTCATGTACACAGCCTTCAGAGCACTGGGACGAAGTGTGGATTATGTACAG GTTTGTGATTCAGATACTATGCTTGACCCAGCCTCATCTGTGGAGATGGTAAAAGTTTTAGAAGAAGATCCTATGGTTGGAGGTGTTGGGGGAGATGTCCAG atTTTAAACAAGTATGATTCCTGGATCTCATTCCTCAGCAGTGTGAGATACTGGATGGCTTTTAATATAGAAAGGGCCTGTCAGTCTTATTTTGGGTGTGTCCAGTGCATTAGTGGACCTCTGGGAATGTACAGAAACTCCTTGTTGCATGAGTTTGTGGAAGATTGGTACAATCAAGAATTTATGGGCAACCAGTGTAGCTTTGGTGATGACAGGCATCTCACGAACCGGGTGCTGAGTCTGGGCTATGCAACAAAATACACAGCTCGATCCAAGTGCCTTACTGAAACACCTATAGAATATCTCAGATGGCTGAACCAGCAGACCCGTTGGAGCAAGTCCTACTTCCGAGAGTGGCTGTACAATGCAATGTGGTTTCACAAACATCACTTGTGGATGACCTATGAAGCGATTATCACTggattctttcctttctttctcattgcCACAGTAATCCAGCTCTTCTACCGGGGTAAAATTTGGAACATTCTCCTCTTCTTGTTAACTGTCCAGCTAGTAGGTCTCATAAAATCATCTTTTGCCAGCTGCCTTAGAGGAAATATCGTCATGGTCTTCATGTCTCTCTACTCAGTGTTATACATGTCAAGTTTACTTCCCGCCAAGATGTTTGCAATTGCAACAATAAACAAAGCTGGGTGGGGCACATCAGGAAGGAAAACCATTGTGGTTAATTTCATAGGACTCATTCCAGTGTCAGTTTGGTTTACAATCCTCCTGGGTGGTGTGATTTTCACCATTTATAAGGAATCTAAAAGGCCATTTTCAGAATCCAAACAGACAGTTCTCATTGTTGGAACGTTGCTCTATGCATGCTATTGGGTCATGCTTTTGACGCTGTATGTTGTTCTCATCAACAAGTGTGGCAGGCGGAAGAAGGGACAACAGTATGACATGGTGCTTGATGTATGA